One genomic segment of Fervidobacterium pennivorans includes these proteins:
- the flgA gene encoding flagellar basal body P-ring formation chaperone FlgA: MTCKKLLVAIIFFFLFIVSTSYSYFVSFKSSVTTSGGPVTMLELVEASQTDVPKEVLEKIIVAYVPANSSLSLNKRYLVNLVKKRVGNVEAQIDDIPIVIEAKPQESASQSAFGEVLTVENMSLIVLNELSKRYPEGTQFRLKNQVGQIIDHDNYSIFVQVSNKSSPYVRVTLKKGSRTVGYVSLMYEAILLRKVAVASRKIERGEVIGATDVVYNEVNVLALNKVPIFEEDLPLLADKVFTKGEILDMRYTKDVPIVIKGQVVKAYSIVGGVTVSVLAQALEHGYAGNVISVKNLDNGSIIKGTVQQDGTVMVLEVK, from the coding sequence GTGACTTGTAAAAAGTTATTAGTAGCGATAATATTTTTCTTTTTATTCATTGTATCCACAAGTTATTCCTATTTTGTCTCATTCAAATCTTCCGTTACAACTTCCGGTGGACCAGTTACTATGCTCGAGCTTGTTGAAGCTTCGCAGACAGATGTTCCAAAAGAGGTGCTTGAAAAGATAATCGTTGCGTATGTGCCTGCTAATAGTTCGCTTTCTTTAAATAAGCGTTACCTTGTCAATTTAGTCAAAAAGCGCGTTGGTAACGTCGAGGCTCAAATAGATGATATCCCAATTGTAATTGAAGCTAAGCCACAAGAGAGCGCAAGTCAAAGTGCTTTCGGAGAGGTTTTAACTGTTGAAAATATGAGTTTAATAGTTTTAAATGAGCTTTCAAAACGATACCCTGAAGGGACGCAGTTCAGGTTGAAAAATCAAGTTGGACAAATCATCGACCATGATAATTATTCCATCTTTGTTCAAGTATCGAATAAGAGTTCTCCATACGTCAGAGTTACACTGAAGAAAGGAAGTAGAACGGTTGGATATGTTTCACTCATGTATGAAGCGATTCTTTTAAGGAAAGTTGCAGTTGCGAGTAGAAAGATAGAGAGGGGAGAGGTTATAGGGGCTACAGATGTGGTTTACAACGAAGTGAACGTACTGGCATTGAATAAAGTTCCTATTTTTGAAGAAGATTTGCCTTTGCTTGCAGATAAGGTCTTTACGAAAGGTGAAATACTCGATATGCGATACACAAAAGACGTTCCCATCGTTATAAAAGGTCAGGTGGTAAAAGCTTACAGCATCGTAGGAGGCGTCACAGTCTCTGTTCTCGCCCAAGCGTTGGAACACGGTTATGCTGGCAATGTGATATCTGTGAAGAATTTAGACAATGGAAGTATCATAAAAGGAACTGTTCAACAAGATGGAACTGTAATGGTGTTGGAGGTGAAGTAG
- the gyrB gene encoding DNA topoisomerase (ATP-hydrolyzing) subunit B, giving the protein MVNKEEMTNQYTAQNIKVLKGLEPVRERPGMYIGSTGKTGLHHLVYEIVDNSIDEAIQGYCDKVRVTIKADGSVEVEDNGRGIPVDIHPETGTSALEVVMTTLHAGGKFSKESYKVSGGLHGVGASVVNALSEWMEVEVHRDGKIYRQRYARGQKVTEVEVIGETTKRGTIVRFKPDKTIFTTVEFDSDTILTRLRDLAFLNPNVTIEFIDERNNIQRTLHYSGGLKEFVSYLNRGEKTLHEVVFIEGSVQDVQVQVAFQYTDGDTEEIISFVNNIKTVDGGTHVTGFKTAFTRVVNELGKKKNMIKGEPFRGEDLREGMTVVISVLMMGTPQFEGQTKSKLGNEEVQEAVAKVVRDKLTDYFEVNESVLKVIIQKAQQTREAREAAKRAREAVKRKSSLGASTLPGKLADCITKNLEESELFIVEGDSAGGSAKQARDRNFQAILPLRGKILNVEKSNELKLLKNEQIRDIITAIGTGTGDNFDESKLRYGKIIIMTDADVDGAHIRTLLLALFYRYMRPLLENGRIYVAMPPLYKLTVSGEKPVYLYSDEELKAKLASINGKRYEIQRYKGLGEMNPEQLWETTMNPETRKIMRISIEDAEEADNLFEILMGKDAEERRGYIMRHARQLSLVDLDV; this is encoded by the coding sequence ATGGTAAACAAAGAAGAAATGACAAATCAATACACAGCACAAAACATAAAGGTTTTAAAAGGTCTTGAGCCCGTTCGCGAGAGACCCGGCATGTACATCGGGTCCACAGGAAAGACGGGTTTACACCATCTTGTGTATGAAATTGTTGATAACAGTATAGACGAAGCCATCCAGGGTTACTGTGACAAGGTAAGAGTTACAATAAAGGCTGATGGTTCTGTTGAAGTTGAAGACAACGGACGAGGAATACCTGTTGATATACATCCTGAAACAGGAACCAGTGCACTGGAAGTTGTGATGACTACACTCCATGCTGGTGGTAAATTCTCAAAAGAGAGCTACAAAGTAAGTGGAGGTTTACATGGCGTTGGTGCTTCTGTTGTGAACGCACTTTCAGAATGGATGGAAGTTGAGGTTCACAGAGATGGTAAAATCTACCGCCAACGCTACGCGCGAGGTCAAAAAGTAACGGAAGTAGAAGTTATTGGTGAAACTACGAAACGAGGAACAATAGTTCGATTCAAACCGGACAAAACCATATTCACGACCGTTGAATTTGATTCAGACACAATACTCACACGACTTAGGGATTTGGCATTCTTAAATCCAAATGTCACTATTGAATTTATTGATGAGAGAAACAATATTCAGAGAACCCTCCATTACTCCGGAGGATTGAAAGAATTTGTATCCTATTTAAATAGAGGTGAAAAAACTCTTCATGAAGTGGTTTTTATAGAAGGTAGTGTCCAGGATGTCCAGGTCCAAGTAGCTTTCCAGTATACTGATGGTGACACCGAGGAAATTATCTCATTCGTAAACAACATAAAGACTGTCGACGGTGGAACACATGTGACAGGCTTTAAAACGGCATTTACAAGGGTTGTAAACGAGCTTGGAAAGAAGAAAAATATGATAAAAGGTGAACCGTTTAGAGGCGAGGACCTGCGTGAAGGGATGACGGTGGTAATATCTGTTCTGATGATGGGAACACCGCAATTCGAAGGACAGACGAAATCGAAACTCGGTAACGAAGAGGTCCAAGAAGCCGTTGCAAAAGTTGTTAGAGACAAGTTAACAGATTACTTCGAAGTCAACGAGTCTGTGTTGAAGGTTATAATCCAAAAGGCACAGCAAACGCGTGAGGCAAGAGAGGCAGCAAAACGTGCAAGAGAAGCTGTAAAAAGGAAAAGTAGTCTTGGTGCATCGACATTACCAGGAAAGCTTGCAGACTGCATAACCAAAAACTTGGAAGAATCAGAACTTTTCATTGTTGAGGGTGACTCAGCAGGTGGAAGTGCTAAGCAGGCAAGGGATAGAAATTTCCAAGCAATCTTGCCATTGAGAGGAAAGATACTTAACGTTGAAAAAAGCAACGAACTAAAACTTCTTAAAAACGAACAGATTAGAGATATCATTACAGCTATTGGAACCGGAACTGGAGATAACTTCGACGAGTCGAAGTTGAGATATGGAAAGATAATAATAATGACCGATGCCGACGTTGATGGTGCACATATAAGAACACTGCTTTTGGCGCTCTTTTACAGGTACATGAGACCATTACTTGAGAACGGAAGAATATACGTTGCAATGCCACCACTTTACAAACTAACCGTCAGTGGAGAGAAGCCTGTTTACCTGTATTCCGATGAGGAGCTGAAAGCCAAACTTGCGAGCATAAACGGAAAACGGTATGAAATTCAAAGATACAAAGGTCTTGGGGAAATGAATCCAGAACAACTGTGGGAGACAACGATGAATCCAGAAACGAGAAAGATAATGAGAATAAGCATAGAAGATGCAGAAGAAGCGGACAATCTATTTGAAATCCTTATGGGTAAAGATGCAGAAGAACGTAGAGGATACATAATGAGACATGCAAGACAGCTGAGTTTAGTCGATTTGGATGTGTAA
- a CDS encoding DDE-type integrase/transposase/recombinase, which yields MNNSTLSCPKCGSTSLYKNGHDKYGNQQFLCKLCHHFFKLSHSHKRKNFSFPYPKCTSCGKSMQIYKVRRSFVVFRCRACRTKDRVPFNLPEPVTLIPEKFKYFRFPIFFVLKAFVLYMKHNMSYRSLAHSLNIKVSHVTIYKWVIKLCTLFSVLFPTFTIENVFSVHADETVLVFKEQKYYVWLLVDHETNLILCWHVSKYRDMGQVKVLLEKFFGNSKPKNIELITDGLGAYESAVKLLFRNINHVVVPLGKNNQCESKFSLLKDFFRLKRGLKNTKNLAKYIQGFCVVKNLWKTHNGNINRILSQLHSFITTS from the coding sequence ATGAACAACTCAACGCTCTCTTGTCCAAAATGCGGTTCCACCAGCTTATACAAAAACGGTCATGACAAATACGGTAACCAACAATTCCTTTGCAAACTCTGCCATCATTTTTTCAAACTCTCCCATTCTCACAAACGCAAAAACTTCTCTTTCCCTTATCCCAAATGCACTTCTTGTGGTAAATCTATGCAAATTTACAAAGTCCGTCGCTCTTTCGTTGTCTTCCGTTGTAGAGCTTGTCGTACCAAAGATAGAGTACCTTTTAACCTCCCCGAACCAGTCACCCTTATTCCTGAGAAATTTAAATATTTCCGCTTCCCTATCTTTTTCGTCTTAAAGGCTTTTGTTTTGTATATGAAACACAATATGTCTTATCGCTCTCTTGCTCATTCTCTTAATATCAAAGTATCTCATGTCACCATATACAAATGGGTTATTAAATTGTGTACTTTATTCTCTGTACTTTTCCCAACATTTACCATCGAAAATGTTTTCTCAGTTCATGCTGATGAAACTGTTCTTGTGTTCAAAGAACAAAAGTACTATGTTTGGCTATTAGTTGATCACGAAACTAACTTAATTCTTTGTTGGCATGTCTCAAAGTATCGTGATATGGGACAAGTCAAAGTATTGCTCGAGAAGTTCTTTGGTAATTCAAAACCTAAAAACATTGAACTTATTACTGATGGACTTGGTGCATATGAAAGTGCAGTAAAGCTGTTGTTCAGAAATATCAATCACGTAGTGGTACCGCTCGGTAAAAACAATCAATGTGAATCTAAGTTTTCATTGTTGAAAGACTTTTTCCGACTCAAGCGAGGGCTGAAGAATACGAAGAACTTAGCGAAATATATTCAAGGATTTTGTGTAGTGAAGAATCTTTGGAAAACGCACAATGGCAATATCAATCGCATTCTTTCACAATTACACTCTTTCATCACTACAAGTTAA
- a CDS encoding DUF721 domain-containing protein: MLTLKKAFEDLAKSNEFFRKLLIMALLDDETTQILGSAVSKHCTFKNFDSGIVTIACDDIMWVNELRKMKRQVKKRIEQHLGLTVSDVKIEIERRG, from the coding sequence ATGCTTACTCTGAAAAAAGCATTTGAAGATTTAGCAAAGAGCAACGAATTTTTCAGGAAGTTGCTTATTATGGCTTTGTTGGATGATGAAACCACGCAGATACTTGGCAGTGCAGTTTCAAAGCACTGCACTTTCAAAAACTTTGATTCAGGGATAGTAACGATTGCGTGTGACGATATAATGTGGGTAAACGAACTGAGGAAGATGAAACGTCAGGTCAAAAAAAGGATAGAACAGCACTTAGGTTTGACGGTCTCAGATGTAAAGATTGAAATAGAACGCAGGGGTTAA
- a CDS encoding aminotransferase class IV, translated as MFKSTHQMNEILEGLTRGIAVYETLRTYNGKPFAINEHYRRLCKSLGYLRIEPPTYKDFEKLIYDNLSERIRVVYIYDGRLISYVLQESTENFEVDYVKVDFTTVRRADASSIPPDLKSIGRPDIYLARLTKGDNYDVLLLGSKGQLCEGTFSNVFLVKNNKIVTPSLDSGILDGITRMYVLKFLKENGYSVEERYVEPCEIFYADEVFLTHTSRGIVPVHQVGTLKTLSTSLSENLAKQFEEYIKCLL; from the coding sequence TTGTTCAAAAGCACGCATCAAATGAATGAAATTCTCGAAGGATTAACACGGGGAATAGCTGTTTACGAAACTCTAAGGACTTACAACGGGAAACCGTTTGCGATTAATGAACACTACCGTAGACTCTGTAAGTCATTGGGATACTTAAGGATAGAACCACCTACTTATAAGGATTTTGAAAAGTTAATATATGACAATCTTTCGGAACGAATAAGAGTGGTATACATATACGATGGTAGATTAATCAGTTATGTCTTGCAGGAATCTACCGAGAATTTTGAGGTTGATTACGTTAAGGTCGATTTTACAACTGTTCGACGAGCGGATGCAAGTAGCATTCCTCCAGATTTGAAATCCATTGGAAGACCAGATATATACCTTGCAAGACTTACAAAAGGTGATAATTACGATGTGCTCTTACTTGGTAGTAAAGGTCAACTTTGTGAAGGAACATTCAGTAACGTCTTTTTGGTGAAGAACAACAAAATTGTAACGCCGTCATTAGATTCTGGTATTTTAGACGGAATTACACGTATGTACGTATTAAAATTTTTGAAAGAGAACGGATATAGCGTTGAGGAAAGGTACGTTGAACCATGCGAAATTTTCTACGCTGACGAAGTTTTCTTAACACACACAAGCAGAGGTATTGTCCCTGTTCATCAGGTTGGTACGTTAAAAACTCTTAGTACAAGCCTTTCTGAGAATCTTGCCAAACAATTTGAGGAGTATATAAAATGCTTACTCTGA
- the mtaB gene encoding tRNA (N(6)-L-threonylcarbamoyladenosine(37)-C(2))-methylthiotransferase MtaB, whose amino-acid sequence MMRVSVITHGCKINQYESELMIEMLENAGYVVLYGEDRGAEVYILNSCAVTSEAERKVRQTVRHLRKLNPDAKIILTGCYVQVPRTVEEYKNLGVDLVLGNLEKKRILSFINEVGGYFNSRYWEEDDISFEIVENSVTERSRAFVKVEDGCNNGCTYCVIRSLRGTKIRSKPMEVVVKEIEKLVSKRHREIVITGLNLGKYGADLGLNLAQLLRTIAKLEGDFRIRLSSINPEDLTDELIEVIAQEERICNHLHIPAQSGSTSVLRRMGRNYTADYFISRVVKLREFDPFFSITTDIMVGFPGETEEEFKETLDFIKTVEFSKVHTFRYSQRPNTPAARFENQIPGNIKKERAEILIKHADNVAYEYRKKLVGKTTVVLVEGVQNGIAYGYDEYYLLHESSCGVTGEFSKVKICSVTNEGVVSKVVQKHASNE is encoded by the coding sequence CTGATGAGAGTTTCCGTAATTACTCATGGTTGCAAGATTAATCAATACGAAAGTGAATTAATGATAGAAATGCTTGAAAATGCGGGTTATGTGGTACTTTATGGCGAAGACAGAGGAGCAGAGGTTTATATACTTAACAGTTGTGCTGTTACAAGCGAAGCAGAGAGAAAAGTTAGACAAACGGTAAGACATCTAAGAAAGCTTAATCCAGATGCTAAGATAATACTCACAGGTTGCTATGTTCAGGTCCCAAGAACGGTTGAAGAATACAAAAATTTGGGTGTTGACCTAGTACTAGGGAACCTTGAGAAAAAACGTATACTGAGCTTCATAAACGAAGTAGGGGGTTATTTCAACTCGCGTTACTGGGAAGAGGATGATATATCGTTCGAAATCGTTGAAAACTCCGTAACTGAGCGCTCCCGAGCCTTCGTAAAAGTAGAAGATGGTTGTAACAATGGATGTACATACTGCGTTATACGTTCGCTGAGAGGAACAAAGATTAGGAGCAAACCGATGGAAGTTGTCGTTAAGGAGATAGAAAAGCTTGTTAGCAAAAGACACAGGGAAATAGTGATAACAGGTTTAAACTTAGGAAAATACGGTGCAGATTTAGGTTTAAATCTTGCACAATTACTCAGAACGATTGCAAAGCTTGAAGGAGATTTCAGAATCAGGTTGAGCTCGATAAATCCTGAGGATTTGACAGACGAGTTGATAGAAGTCATTGCTCAAGAAGAGAGAATTTGTAATCATTTGCATATCCCTGCTCAAAGCGGAAGCACAAGTGTATTGCGAAGGATGGGTAGAAACTATACGGCGGATTATTTCATCTCTCGAGTTGTCAAACTCAGAGAATTTGATCCATTCTTCTCTATCACAACCGATATAATGGTTGGTTTTCCTGGAGAAACAGAAGAAGAATTCAAAGAAACTTTAGATTTTATTAAAACCGTAGAGTTCAGCAAAGTACATACCTTTAGATATTCACAAAGGCCAAATACACCTGCTGCACGTTTCGAAAACCAAATACCGGGAAATATCAAGAAAGAACGTGCAGAGATTCTTATAAAGCATGCAGATAATGTTGCATACGAGTATAGAAAGAAGCTCGTAGGTAAGACGACTGTCGTGTTGGTCGAAGGTGTCCAGAATGGAATTGCTTACGGATATGATGAATACTACTTACTTCACGAAAGTAGTTGTGGTGTTACTGGAGAATTTTCAAAAGTAAAAATATGTTCCGTTACGAATGAAGGTGTGGTGTCGAAAGTTGTTCAAAAGCACGCATCAAATGAATGA
- a CDS encoding CBS domain-containing protein: MQNLKVKDFMTYDLTFVFESDTVEEVIEILNKTGLSGVCVVDTDLKVVGFVSEDDIIKACLPSYFNLLQTAAFLPDTNLFITNLKKIAKHPIGKYATKPVFTVKPNDTLLYVADMIMRKGYKMIPVVDANNVLLGYVTRVSILQRAINAEIPYEVR; the protein is encoded by the coding sequence ATGCAAAATCTCAAGGTCAAGGATTTCATGACCTACGATTTGACTTTCGTTTTCGAAAGTGACACCGTTGAAGAGGTTATAGAAATACTTAACAAAACGGGGCTATCAGGTGTTTGTGTTGTAGACACGGACTTGAAAGTTGTCGGATTTGTAAGCGAGGACGATATAATCAAGGCGTGTTTACCAAGCTACTTTAACTTGCTGCAGACAGCGGCATTCTTGCCAGACACGAATTTATTCATAACAAATTTGAAGAAGATAGCCAAGCATCCCATTGGTAAATACGCAACAAAGCCTGTATTCACAGTTAAACCTAATGATACTTTGCTTTACGTAGCAGACATGATAATGAGGAAAGGTTACAAGATGATTCCTGTTGTTGACGCGAACAACGTGCTGCTTGGTTATGTTACAAGGGTTTCAATTTTACAACGTGCTATTAATGCCGAAATACCTTATGAAGTTAGATAA
- a CDS encoding 1-phosphofructokinase family hexose kinase: MEVLAVCLNPALDREFVIDNFKIDKLNIVPNEKNTMSPGGKGVNVAVILSHYGVSSIATGFLGGYVGNVLLSELRKKSTLITTSFLRINDETRENIAIADTINHTLTEINSEGPTVSEEDVKKFIKRYEVLVQKVKVVVISGSIPRGVPNSIYGELTKIAKKYNKFVFWEARDEIITDSIKIAFPDVLKYDMRRSEKVLGNILSTEQEYIKAAKDFIKQGAKLVILSYKTIHDFVANEDGVWKFSPKVQIDHSYLLGSGDTFVAAMVYAHLQNKCCLDMARYGYAAAVAKTSYLGKEPPSVGQIEEFLAHITTERVE, encoded by the coding sequence ATGGAGGTTTTGGCGGTATGTCTCAACCCAGCTTTAGACCGTGAATTTGTAATTGACAATTTTAAAATCGACAAACTGAATATTGTTCCGAATGAAAAAAATACGATGAGCCCCGGTGGAAAAGGAGTTAATGTTGCTGTTATCCTGTCTCATTACGGTGTTAGTTCTATCGCGACAGGTTTTCTCGGTGGTTACGTAGGGAATGTACTTCTTTCAGAACTCAGAAAAAAAAGCACACTTATAACCACAAGCTTTTTGAGAATAAACGATGAAACTCGAGAGAATATAGCTATCGCGGATACGATAAACCATACACTGACAGAGATAAACTCGGAAGGTCCAACTGTAAGTGAGGAAGACGTTAAAAAGTTTATAAAAAGATACGAAGTACTGGTGCAAAAGGTAAAGGTAGTTGTGATTTCAGGTAGCATTCCAAGAGGTGTTCCAAATAGTATCTACGGCGAGCTGACGAAGATAGCTAAGAAATACAATAAATTTGTTTTTTGGGAAGCGCGTGATGAGATCATAACCGATTCCATAAAAATTGCATTCCCAGATGTTCTGAAATATGACATGCGAAGGAGTGAAAAGGTACTTGGGAATATTTTGAGCACCGAGCAGGAATATATAAAGGCGGCGAAAGACTTTATTAAACAAGGAGCAAAACTGGTTATACTATCCTACAAAACGATACATGATTTTGTTGCGAATGAGGATGGTGTTTGGAAGTTCTCACCAAAGGTTCAGATAGACCACTCATATTTACTTGGTAGCGGAGACACGTTTGTTGCTGCGATGGTGTATGCGCATCTTCAAAATAAGTGTTGTCTTGATATGGCAAGGTATGGTTACGCGGCAGCTGTTGCAAAGACGAGTTATTTGGGTAAAGAACCGCCGTCAGTAGGGCAAATAGAAGAATTCTTAGCCCATATCACAACTGAGAGGGTGGAGTAA
- a CDS encoding ATP-binding cassette domain-containing protein, whose translation MRKRKIQSKITKLTCEKFSAKVQDSVLFENVNVSLNVGQLAVLYGPRGSGKSAFLRSFAMLNQEVYPNIEYTGNVYFDDHSIFKMDEKEVRQIVTYLDTNFLESLDYLNFKELIRLVFGSSYKFKIEDHASGLDNFGVLKALYKFEKTPLSSLYVLEKIGLLLFVSSLRQSSVLILDCLLDHLDDEHVESVTRMLKGLSEYKVIILATRTLKRFIGLGDVLIVMKSGQVKFYGDPKEYVLGV comes from the coding sequence ATGAGAAAAAGAAAGATTCAAAGTAAGATAACAAAGCTAACCTGTGAAAAATTTAGTGCGAAAGTACAAGACAGTGTACTGTTTGAAAATGTGAATGTATCTCTCAACGTCGGTCAACTTGCAGTTTTGTATGGTCCTAGGGGTTCAGGTAAGTCTGCGTTCCTCAGAAGCTTTGCTATGCTGAACCAAGAGGTTTATCCAAACATTGAGTACACAGGGAATGTATATTTTGATGACCATAGCATTTTTAAAATGGATGAAAAAGAAGTTAGGCAGATAGTTACTTACTTGGATACAAACTTTCTCGAATCACTTGATTATCTGAATTTCAAAGAGCTCATAAGACTTGTTTTTGGTTCAAGTTATAAATTCAAAATAGAAGACCATGCTAGTGGGCTTGATAATTTTGGAGTGTTGAAGGCTCTTTATAAATTCGAAAAGACACCCCTTTCTTCTTTGTATGTGCTGGAAAAAATCGGACTGCTTCTTTTTGTTTCATCTCTTAGACAATCTTCAGTCCTTATACTCGATTGTTTGCTTGACCATCTTGATGACGAGCACGTAGAATCGGTTACAAGAATGCTTAAAGGACTTTCCGAATACAAGGTTATAATATTAGCAACAAGGACGCTGAAAAGGTTTATAGGTTTAGGTGATGTGCTAATTGTGATGAAAAGCGGACAGGTAAAGTTTTATGGTGATCCCAAAGAATACGTATTGGGGGTATAA
- the aspC gene encoding aspartate aminotransferase gives MHPTECIAPSKTLEIDALAKKLLSEGKDVINFTVGEPDFPTPKNIVDKAIEALQKGFTKYTDSNGIPQLREAISKYLKEKKGVSYSPDEIVVSNGGKQALFNAFSAILEENDEVVMFAPLWVSYVPQVLLARGKPVIVRTRFENGFVPTKEEIISHITERTKAILVNSPNNPTGGIYDKETLELIATIANERNIFVISDEVYDDLVYEGKHISMYGLVKDELLIYVNAFSKSHAMTGWRVGYTATKNKEIKKRISKIQSHVSSNINTPAQYAAIEACNTDNAPMIEEFKKRREVILKFAKDYGLKFVEPKGAFYLFFKVNGSDEEFCKQLLSEKLVATVPGSAFEMPGFVRISFATSVEKIEEGMRRLGEFIKQQE, from the coding sequence ATGCATCCTACAGAATGTATAGCACCGTCAAAAACATTGGAAATTGATGCACTGGCAAAAAAACTCTTATCTGAAGGGAAAGACGTAATTAACTTTACCGTTGGAGAGCCAGATTTTCCAACACCGAAAAATATCGTTGATAAAGCTATTGAAGCTTTACAAAAAGGGTTTACAAAATACACAGACAGTAACGGTATACCTCAACTACGGGAAGCGATATCGAAATACCTGAAAGAAAAGAAAGGCGTGTCGTATTCTCCCGATGAAATTGTTGTTAGCAATGGTGGTAAGCAGGCACTCTTCAACGCCTTTTCTGCTATACTTGAAGAAAATGATGAGGTCGTGATGTTTGCTCCATTATGGGTTAGTTACGTCCCGCAGGTGTTGCTAGCAAGAGGTAAACCTGTGATTGTCAGAACAAGATTCGAAAACGGTTTTGTCCCTACAAAGGAAGAAATTATCTCGCACATAACGGAAAGGACCAAAGCCATACTTGTGAATTCACCAAACAATCCAACGGGTGGTATATATGATAAAGAAACGCTCGAACTTATCGCTACGATAGCCAATGAGAGAAACATATTTGTTATTAGTGATGAAGTATATGATGATCTCGTTTACGAAGGAAAACACATTTCTATGTATGGGCTTGTGAAGGATGAACTACTTATATACGTCAACGCGTTCAGTAAATCCCATGCGATGACAGGTTGGCGTGTGGGGTACACGGCAACTAAGAACAAAGAGATAAAAAAGAGGATTTCCAAAATTCAGAGTCATGTTAGTTCGAATATAAATACTCCAGCACAATACGCGGCGATAGAGGCATGTAACACAGATAACGCTCCAATGATTGAGGAATTTAAAAAGCGAAGAGAGGTTATACTGAAATTTGCAAAAGATTACGGATTAAAATTTGTTGAACCAAAAGGTGCATTTTACCTTTTCTTCAAAGTCAATGGTAGCGATGAAGAATTCTGTAAGCAGCTACTTTCAGAAAAATTGGTTGCAACAGTTCCAGGTAGCGCGTTTGAGATGCCGGGGTTTGTGAGAATCAGTTTTGCTACATCAGTGGAAAAGATAGAAGAGGGTATGAGAAGATTGGGAGAATTTATTAAACAGCAAGAATAA